A stretch of Roseovarius sp. M141 DNA encodes these proteins:
- a CDS encoding glycosyltransferase, with protein MRVIGVCRFSYPALGGFKRMHDSVAKREAYLYAPARMALRFAHFETLTLPSIRAQTDPDFTFLIVIGQNMPEPWLTKLRDLCAPVPQIKIAQRAPLKHRLALQLAIQDELGEERPESLQFRLDDDDAVGVDFVELIRSVTRRTRRLRRREPRTVIEFNSGYSATLSADGMIAEDVISPFWACGLAVHFAEGDARTIMNYGHHKLHHVMPAIIHPRPPMYIRAKHTDNDSAAKFRPRRLKPLTDAQRQIFRDRFNVDEEQVRAVFSALDAPRGTA; from the coding sequence ATGCGTGTCATCGGCGTCTGCCGTTTCTCCTACCCGGCCCTTGGCGGGTTCAAGCGGATGCATGACAGTGTGGCCAAGCGCGAGGCCTATCTTTATGCCCCTGCCCGTATGGCCCTGCGGTTTGCCCATTTCGAGACGCTCACCCTGCCGTCGATTCGCGCGCAGACGGACCCCGATTTCACCTTCCTTATCGTGATCGGACAGAACATGCCCGAGCCGTGGCTGACAAAGCTGCGCGATCTCTGCGCCCCGGTGCCGCAGATAAAGATCGCGCAGCGCGCGCCGCTGAAGCACCGCCTTGCCCTGCAACTGGCCATTCAGGACGAACTGGGCGAAGAACGTCCCGAAAGCCTGCAATTCCGCCTCGACGATGATGATGCAGTCGGCGTCGATTTCGTCGAGCTGATCCGGTCCGTCACGCGCCGCACCCGGCGGCTGCGCCGGCGCGAGCCGCGCACGGTGATCGAATTCAACTCCGGCTATTCCGCCACGCTGTCAGCGGATGGCATGATTGCCGAGGATGTCATCAGCCCGTTCTGGGCCTGCGGGCTGGCGGTCCATTTTGCCGAAGGCGACGCGCGCACGATCATGAATTACGGGCATCACAAGTTGCATCACGTGATGCCCGCCATCATCCACCCACGCCCGCCGATGTATATCCGCGCCAAGCATACCGACAATGACAGCGCGGCCAAGTTCCGTCCCCGCAGATTGAAGCCGCTGACAGATGCGCAGAGACAGATCTTCAGGGACCGCTTCAACGTGGACGAAGAACAGGTACGGGCCGTCTTTTCCGCCCTAGACGCGCCTCGCGGTACAGCGTGA
- a CDS encoding DMT family transporter, translating into MKLSDNTIGALLMMASMAAYTLNDTLMKSLSGHVPLFQVIFLRGCLTSTAVAVIAWRMGAFSKRVSPKDARAIFLRVLGEVAGTYFFLTALYHMPLANVTSILQALPLAITLSAALVFREKIGIQRLGAILVGFVGVMLIVRPGADGFNSYALYGLAAVGCLTLRDLATRSLSRETSSMLVTFATSVAVMSAFGLGHVVSGDWVPLGRSDWLTIGGAATLIVGGYLSSIMVVRVGDIGFTAPFRYTAILWALLLGWLVFGDWPMPIVLVGAGIVVASGLFTLYREARLGRKRRPVPVLRPR; encoded by the coding sequence ATGAAACTGTCTGACAATACAATCGGCGCGCTGCTGATGATGGCGTCGATGGCGGCCTATACGCTGAACGACACGCTGATGAAGTCACTTTCAGGGCATGTGCCGCTGTTTCAGGTGATCTTTCTGCGCGGCTGCCTGACCAGCACGGCAGTCGCCGTGATCGCGTGGCGCATGGGCGCGTTTTCCAAGCGGGTTTCGCCCAAGGATGCGCGGGCCATTTTCCTGCGCGTGCTGGGTGAGGTGGCGGGCACCTATTTCTTTCTGACGGCGCTGTATCATATGCCGCTGGCGAATGTGACGTCGATCCTTCAGGCGCTGCCGCTGGCCATCACGCTGAGTGCCGCGCTGGTGTTTCGCGAAAAGATCGGCATCCAGCGGCTGGGCGCGATTCTGGTGGGGTTCGTCGGTGTCATGCTGATCGTGCGGCCGGGCGCAGACGGGTTCAACAGCTACGCGCTCTATGGGTTGGCGGCGGTCGGGTGTCTTACCCTGCGCGATCTGGCGACCCGCAGCCTCAGCCGCGAGACATCTTCGATGCTGGTCACCTTCGCCACGTCGGTGGCGGTCATGTCGGCCTTCGGGCTGGGCCATGTGGTGAGCGGCGACTGGGTGCCGCTGGGCCGCAGCGATTGGCTGACCATTGGCGGCGCGGCGACGCTGATCGTGGGGGGGTATCTCAGTTCGATCATGGTGGTGCGGGTGGGCGATATCGGATTTACCGCGCCGTTCCGCTATACGGCGATCCTGTGGGCGCTGCTGCTGGGGTGGCTGGTCTTTGGCGACTGGCCGATGCCGATCGTGCTGGTTGGCGCGGGGATCGTGGTGGCGAGTGGCCTGTTCACGCTGTACCGCGAGGCGCGTCTAGGGCGGAAAAGACGGCCCGTACCTGTTCTTCGTCCACGTTGA
- a CDS encoding LysR family transcriptional regulator has product MNFRQLKYFVATAETGQVSRAASALSISQSSVTSAIRDLETSLGTVLFLRTHHGMDLTDAGRDLLASAYAILAKVDEAQRLRHRDTGASGKVRIAASYTVIGYFLPYHLDRLRRLHPDLDIDLHELNRESIEEGLLANRFDMAVLLTSNLSNPELESETLMRSTRRVWVASGHRFAQRRSVAFDEIATEDYILLTVDEAANTAMKYWSLQTAQPRVCLRTMSIEAVRSMVANGQGITILSDMVYRPWSLEGKRIATALTEPGVPTMDVGLAWRRGIAFSPQMQLIHSYFRQTFNAPYAV; this is encoded by the coding sequence GTGAACTTCAGGCAGCTGAAATATTTCGTCGCCACAGCCGAGACGGGGCAGGTCAGCCGGGCCGCCTCGGCACTGTCGATCTCGCAGTCGTCGGTGACGTCGGCCATCCGCGATCTGGAAACGTCGCTGGGCACCGTGCTGTTCCTGCGCACTCATCACGGTATGGATCTGACCGATGCGGGGCGCGATCTGCTGGCATCGGCCTATGCGATCCTGGCCAAGGTCGACGAAGCGCAAAGGCTGCGTCACCGCGATACGGGCGCGTCCGGCAAGGTGCGTATCGCCGCCAGCTATACGGTGATCGGGTATTTCCTGCCCTATCATCTGGATCGCCTGCGCCGCCTGCATCCCGATCTGGATATCGACCTGCACGAGTTGAACCGCGAAAGCATAGAAGAGGGGCTGCTGGCGAACCGTTTCGATATGGCAGTGCTGCTGACGTCGAACCTGTCCAACCCCGAACTGGAAAGCGAGACATTGATGCGCTCGACACGGCGGGTCTGGGTGGCCAGCGGTCACCGCTTTGCCCAGCGACGCAGCGTGGCGTTCGATGAGATCGCGACAGAGGATTACATCCTTTTGACTGTCGACGAGGCCGCGAATACAGCCATGAAATACTGGAGCCTTCAGACCGCGCAGCCCCGCGTTTGCCTGCGCACCATGTCGATCGAGGCGGTCCGGTCCATGGTGGCGAACGGGCAGGGTATCACGATCCTGTCCGACATGGTCTACCGGCCCTGGTCGCTGGAGGGCAAGCGCATCGCCACCGCCCTGACCGAGCCGGGCGTGCCGACGATGGATGTGGGGCTGGCCTGGCGGCGCGGTATCGCATTTTCACCGCAGATGCAGCTGATCCACAGCTATTTTCGCCAGACCTTTAACGCGCCCTACGCGGTCTGA
- a CDS encoding 5-oxoprolinase subunit PxpA codes for MREIVDLNCDMGEGFGHWSYGDAPDEALMEVISSANVAAGFHAGDPNSMNRVTALAKAHGVGLGVHPAYKDLQGFGRRRIDAADDELVNDILYQIGALREFGRRHGVTLQHVKPHGALYMEAARNEDLSRHLVETLQQMSPDLILFCMGASKTYEVAKRLSHPVVREFYSDRDYGDDGMIVFTRKPTAMDPDTLARKCLRACQDGTVETASGKIIDVAFESICVHSDTPGAVDILRAIRATLKGNGISIAPAKDVLAHSI; via the coding sequence ATGCGCGAGATCGTCGATCTGAATTGCGACATGGGCGAAGGGTTCGGCCATTGGTCCTATGGCGATGCGCCCGACGAGGCTCTGATGGAGGTCATCAGCTCGGCCAATGTTGCCGCCGGGTTTCACGCGGGTGACCCCAATTCGATGAACCGCGTCACAGCTCTGGCCAAGGCGCACGGCGTCGGGCTGGGGGTGCATCCCGCCTACAAGGATCTGCAAGGTTTCGGGCGTCGCCGTATCGACGCCGCCGACGACGAGCTGGTCAACGACATCCTCTACCAGATCGGTGCCCTGCGCGAATTCGGGCGGCGCCACGGCGTGACGCTTCAGCACGTCAAACCGCACGGCGCCCTCTATATGGAGGCTGCCCGCAACGAAGACCTGTCGCGCCATCTGGTCGAGACACTGCAACAGATGAGCCCCGATCTGATCCTGTTCTGCATGGGGGCCTCAAAAACCTACGAAGTCGCCAAGCGGCTATCGCATCCGGTGGTACGCGAGTTCTATTCCGACCGTGACTACGGCGACGATGGTATGATCGTGTTCACCCGCAAACCGACCGCGATGGACCCCGACACCCTCGCGCGCAAATGCCTGCGCGCCTGCCAGGACGGCACCGTCGAGACGGCCAGCGGGAAAATCATCGATGTCGCGTTCGAATCGATCTGCGTTCATTCCGACACGCCAGGCGCCGTCGATATCCTGCGCGCCATCCGCGCCACGCTGAAAGGAAACGGCATTTCCATCGCCCCTGCCAAGGACGTTCTGGCACACAGCATCTAA
- a CDS encoding acetyl-CoA carboxylase yields MADIQSPVPGTFYHRPSPEDPAFKSTGDSVAVGDTVGLVEVMKSFIEVQAEAAGTFDGYSVDNEAAVSAGDVLATLK; encoded by the coding sequence ATGGCCGACATTCAATCCCCGGTTCCCGGCACCTTCTACCACCGCCCCTCGCCCGAGGATCCGGCGTTCAAATCGACCGGCGACAGCGTGGCCGTGGGCGACACCGTCGGACTGGTCGAAGTGATGAAATCCTTCATCGAGGTGCAGGCCGAGGCGGCCGGTACGTTCGACGGCTATTCGGTCGACAACGAGGCGGCAGTGTCCGCCGGTGATGTTCTGGCGACGTTGAAATAA
- a CDS encoding acetyl-CoA carboxylase biotin carboxylase subunit — MSIQRLFIANRGEIAVRIVRAAQSLGIHTIQAHSEADTDMLAVRMADQAVCIGPAQAAKSYLDVDRVVQAAMDAGADAVHPGYGFLAESPRFARAIEKAGMIFVGPSADTIERMGDKVSARQAAEAAGVPVVPGSDGRIDDMDHAADLAGQIGYPVMIKASAGGGGRGIRIADTPEDLTKLAPQARQEAQAAFGDGGIYLEKVIPQPRHIEVQIMGDGTDAVHCFERECSLQRRRQKVWEEAPAFDLPEPTREAMCQSAVDLARAVGYRGAGTIEYLYDAAADEFYFIEMNTRIQVEHPVTEMVTGLDLVAMMIRVAGGEPLPVAQSDIHLTGHAIEVRLNAEDPLNKFMPFPGVVGTLVLPESGGIRVDHFLYEGYQIPPFYDSLIGKLIVHAPTREAAIDKMATALEAISINGLKTTIPMHKALAQSPDVRAGRVHTQWLEPWLDAGNLTTDQTGGAS; from the coding sequence ATGAGCATCCAGCGTCTTTTCATCGCCAACCGGGGCGAAATCGCCGTGCGCATCGTGCGCGCTGCACAAAGCTTGGGCATCCATACCATTCAGGCGCACTCCGAAGCCGACACCGATATGCTGGCCGTGCGCATGGCCGACCAGGCCGTATGCATCGGCCCCGCGCAAGCCGCTAAATCCTACCTGGACGTGGACCGCGTCGTGCAGGCCGCCATGGATGCGGGCGCCGACGCGGTGCATCCCGGCTACGGCTTTCTGGCCGAAAGCCCGCGCTTTGCCCGCGCCATTGAGAAGGCGGGCATGATCTTTGTCGGGCCGTCTGCGGACACCATCGAGCGGATGGGCGACAAGGTATCGGCCCGCCAGGCCGCCGAGGCGGCGGGCGTTCCGGTCGTCCCCGGATCGGACGGGCGCATCGATGACATGGACCACGCCGCCGATCTGGCCGGTCAGATCGGCTATCCGGTGATGATCAAGGCCAGCGCCGGCGGCGGCGGGCGCGGCATCCGCATCGCGGACACGCCCGAGGATCTGACCAAACTGGCCCCTCAGGCCCGGCAGGAGGCGCAGGCCGCTTTTGGCGATGGCGGCATCTACCTGGAAAAGGTCATCCCCCAGCCCCGCCATATCGAAGTACAGATCATGGGCGACGGCACCGACGCCGTGCATTGCTTTGAGCGTGAATGCTCGCTCCAGCGCCGCCGCCAGAAGGTGTGGGAAGAGGCCCCCGCCTTCGATCTGCCCGAACCCACGCGCGAGGCGATGTGCCAAAGCGCCGTCGATCTGGCGCGGGCTGTGGGGTATCGCGGCGCGGGGACCATCGAATACCTCTACGACGCGGCAGCAGATGAGTTCTATTTCATCGAGATGAACACGCGCATTCAGGTCGAACATCCGGTGACCGAAATGGTGACGGGCCTCGATCTGGTCGCGATGATGATCCGCGTTGCCGGGGGCGAGCCGCTGCCGGTGGCGCAGTCCGATATCCATTTGACCGGCCACGCCATCGAGGTTCGGCTGAACGCCGAGGATCCGCTGAATAAATTCATGCCCTTCCCCGGCGTGGTCGGCACGCTCGTTCTACCGGAATCCGGCGGCATCCGCGTCGATCATTTCCTCTACGAGGGCTACCAGATCCCGCCCTTTTACGACTCGCTGATCGGCAAGCTGATCGTGCATGCCCCGACCCGCGAGGCGGCCATCGACAAAATGGCGACCGCGCTGGAGGCCATCAGCATCAACGGACTCAAGACCACCATCCCGATGCACAAGGCGCTGGCGCAATCGCCGGACGTGCGCGCGGGCCGCGTCCATACCCAATGGCTTGAGCCGTGGCTGGACGCGGGCAACCTCACCACCGACCAGACAGGAGGAGCATCGTGA
- a CDS encoding allophanate hydrolase subunit 1, which produces MKTRYSYGGDEHIFVEMDEEMSLDAFFKSLAMSNAAKDANIDGVREICPANASFQVRYDPDVIAPEDMMAKLKEFEEKAINAEKRLETRIIEVPVFYQDPWTHECVMRFRERHQDPSGTDLDYAARINGYDSVEAFIEAHHSAPWFVSMVGFVSGLPFLYQLVEREKQLQVPKYLKPRTDTPKQTVGYGGCFSCVYSVRGAGGYQMFGITPMTIFDADQKVSYLRDFMVFFKPGDIVKWKPIDRAEYDRILKAIEDGTYTPRIAEVTFDLEDFNTDMDGTNAKLMEALNDV; this is translated from the coding sequence GTGAAGACACGGTATTCATACGGCGGCGACGAACACATCTTTGTCGAGATGGACGAAGAGATGTCGCTGGACGCGTTCTTCAAATCGCTCGCCATGAGCAACGCGGCGAAGGACGCCAATATCGACGGCGTACGCGAGATCTGCCCGGCAAATGCCTCCTTCCAGGTGCGCTATGACCCCGACGTGATCGCCCCCGAAGATATGATGGCCAAGTTAAAAGAGTTTGAAGAAAAGGCCATCAACGCAGAAAAACGGCTGGAGACGCGCATCATCGAGGTGCCAGTCTTCTACCAAGACCCGTGGACGCATGAGTGTGTCATGCGCTTTCGCGAGCGCCACCAAGACCCCAGCGGCACCGATCTGGACTATGCCGCGCGCATCAACGGCTATGACAGCGTCGAGGCCTTCATCGAGGCGCACCATAGCGCGCCGTGGTTCGTGTCGATGGTCGGTTTCGTCTCGGGCCTGCCCTTCCTCTACCAACTGGTCGAGCGCGAAAAACAACTTCAGGTGCCCAAATATCTGAAACCGCGCACCGACACGCCCAAGCAGACGGTCGGCTATGGCGGCTGTTTCAGTTGTGTCTATTCCGTGCGCGGCGCAGGCGGCTATCAGATGTTCGGCATCACGCCTATGACGATCTTCGATGCCGATCAAAAGGTCAGCTATCTGCGCGATTTCATGGTGTTCTTCAAACCCGGCGACATCGTCAAATGGAAACCCATCGACCGCGCCGAATATGACCGCATCCTCAAGGCAATCGAGGACGGCACCTATACGCCCCGCATCGCCGAAGTGACCTTCGATCTGGAGGATTTCAACACCGACATGGACGGCACCAACGCCAAGCTGATGGAGGCTCTCAATGACGTTTGA
- a CDS encoding biotin-dependent carboxyltransferase family protein, with protein MTFEVIKPGLLTTIQDLGRPGYFHLGIPEGGAMDRAAMRIANMLVGNPEDAAGLEAVFMGPELTFNDDALVAVAGAEMPVYVDDEERDCWSSFPVKAGQTLKFGYLKSGARIYIAIAGGIDTPPALGSRATYPIGALGGFEGRALAAGDTVPVGKAGARAKERKLDRSLLAKQPKPAELRVLPGLYWHRLTQGSQKQFFADEWKVAPEADRMGYRFRGGNPMEFVEREQPFGAGSDPSNIVDGCYSYGSIQIPGGTEPIVLHRDAVSGGGYFTIGAIISADMDLIGQLQPNMPVKFRQVDMQQSLNARHERSARLERIRAALA; from the coding sequence ATGACGTTTGAAGTCATCAAACCCGGCCTTTTGACCACCATTCAGGATCTGGGGCGCCCCGGCTATTTCCACCTCGGCATCCCCGAGGGTGGCGCGATGGACCGCGCGGCGATGCGCATCGCCAACATGCTGGTCGGCAATCCCGAGGACGCCGCCGGATTGGAAGCGGTCTTCATGGGCCCCGAGCTGACGTTCAACGATGATGCACTGGTCGCCGTGGCCGGGGCCGAAATGCCGGTCTACGTCGACGACGAGGAACGCGACTGCTGGTCGTCCTTCCCGGTCAAGGCAGGCCAGACGCTGAAATTCGGGTACCTGAAATCCGGCGCACGCATCTATATCGCGATCGCGGGCGGCATCGACACGCCCCCGGCCTTGGGCAGTCGCGCGACCTACCCCATCGGCGCCTTGGGCGGCTTTGAGGGCCGTGCGCTGGCGGCGGGCGATACCGTCCCCGTGGGCAAGGCCGGGGCGCGGGCCAAAGAGCGTAAACTGGACCGATCCCTGCTGGCCAAGCAGCCCAAACCGGCAGAGCTACGCGTTCTGCCCGGACTGTATTGGCACCGGCTGACGCAAGGCTCGCAAAAGCAGTTCTTTGCGGACGAATGGAAGGTCGCGCCCGAGGCCGACCGCATGGGATACCGCTTTCGCGGCGGCAACCCGATGGAGTTTGTGGAGCGCGAACAACCCTTTGGCGCCGGGTCGGACCCGTCGAATATCGTCGATGGATGCTATTCCTACGGCTCGATCCAGATCCCCGGCGGCACCGAGCCTATCGTGCTGCACCGCGACGCGGTGTCGGGCGGTGGGTATTTCACCATCGGGGCGATCATCTCGGCCGATATGGACTTGATCGGACAGCTCCAGCCCAACATGCCGGTCAAGTTCCGGCAGGTCGACATGCAGCAATCGCTGAACGCACGCCACGAGCGCAGCGCACGGCTGGAGAGAATCCGCGCCGCCCTCGCCTAA
- the torT gene encoding TMAO reductase system periplasmic protein TorT, producing the protein MTRILTKLTLSTALAATLLPGAALAQDAWFPYDAEQTEPAFAADGARTPVTYEALETAEKPWNICAALPHMKDAYWLGVDYGLVEEARRLGVKLNVTDAGGYTELANQISQIEDCVASGADAVIVGAISYDGLNSVIAEVAGKGIPVIDVINGVSSQDISGKALVSFNTMGSEIGNYLAEKHPAGSDEVTVGWFPGPAGAGWVEAANTGFMTAVEGSAVKVLEPRYGDTGKEAQLKLVEDVLQANPEVDYIAGTAVTAEAAQGVIRSRGLTDQTGILAFYLTPGVWTGIERGFITAAPADSMVIQARMAVDQAIRVLEGKDYIKHVGPKIFVINQDNIADTNRAAVLPPEDFSPIFSVE; encoded by the coding sequence ATGACAAGGATATTGACCAAGCTAACCCTCAGCACGGCCTTGGCCGCCACGCTTCTACCCGGCGCCGCGCTGGCGCAGGACGCGTGGTTCCCCTACGATGCCGAGCAGACCGAGCCTGCCTTTGCCGCAGATGGCGCGCGCACCCCGGTGACCTACGAGGCGCTGGAGACGGCCGAAAAGCCATGGAACATCTGCGCCGCCCTACCCCACATGAAGGACGCCTATTGGCTGGGCGTCGACTATGGCCTGGTCGAAGAGGCTCGTCGCCTTGGCGTCAAACTGAATGTCACCGACGCGGGCGGCTATACCGAACTGGCCAACCAGATCAGCCAGATCGAGGATTGCGTCGCCAGCGGCGCCGATGCGGTGATCGTCGGGGCGATTTCCTATGACGGGCTGAACTCTGTCATCGCCGAAGTGGCCGGCAAGGGCATCCCGGTGATCGACGTAATCAACGGCGTCTCATCTCAGGACATCTCAGGCAAGGCGCTGGTATCGTTTAACACGATGGGTAGCGAGATCGGCAATTATCTGGCCGAGAAACACCCCGCAGGCAGCGACGAGGTCACCGTCGGCTGGTTCCCCGGCCCCGCCGGCGCGGGCTGGGTCGAGGCGGCGAATACCGGCTTCATGACCGCGGTTGAGGGGAGCGCCGTCAAGGTGCTGGAGCCGCGCTATGGCGACACCGGCAAGGAGGCGCAACTGAAACTGGTCGAAGACGTGCTGCAGGCCAACCCCGAAGTTGACTATATCGCAGGCACCGCCGTCACTGCCGAGGCGGCGCAGGGCGTCATCCGCTCACGCGGGTTGACGGATCAGACGGGCATTCTGGCCTTTTACCTGACACCGGGCGTCTGGACGGGGATCGAGCGGGGCTTCATCACCGCCGCGCCTGCGGATTCCATGGTCATTCAGGCACGCATGGCCGTCGATCAGGCGATCCGCGTTCTGGAGGGCAAGGATTATATCAAGCATGTCGGCCCGAAGATTTTCGTCATCAATCAGGATAATATCGCAGATACCAATCGCGCCGCCGTCCTGCCGCCCGAAGATTTCTCGCCGATCTTTTCGGTCGAATGA
- a CDS encoding sugar ABC transporter ATP-binding protein, whose protein sequence is MSDTPLIQTQRLTRVYPGVIALDHVDFDVRPGEVHVLFGENGAGKSTLISLLAGANTPSEGEILVEGRSVRFTSVADAQAAGIYTVFQEFSLIPTMTVAQNMFLGREPGVGPFTDHRAMRRAAQVLLDSLGFDVPVNAVVAHLSRAQQQMVEIAKAFHGDPKVLILDEPTASLTDREVDHLFQTVLRLRAQGVAIIYISHRIHEFERIADRVTVLRDGAYIGTTLMSETDEATLVEMMAGRAIRDIYPDIPHMPGDTLLEVESLRAWGVRGASVTARRGEVLGMAGLVGSGKSRLFRSIMGIQPVRSGTVRWKGTEITGAPTRHIMAAGIHYLTSDRKAEGLDLAKSGWQNLCIDLMMGREARGPMIHPRALRSAAAEIFDTVELKGSYRPKPVAQLSGGNQQKVLFAKSFGHEADLYIFDEPTVGVDMGTRAALYRLIRDITASGKAVIVISSDLPEVLNLAHRVLVMAEGRITAELTGDQRTEDNVLRHFFDETGETA, encoded by the coding sequence ATGAGCGATACTCCCCTGATCCAGACGCAGCGCCTGACGCGCGTCTACCCCGGCGTGATCGCGCTGGATCACGTCGATTTCGACGTCAGGCCGGGCGAGGTCCATGTGCTGTTCGGCGAAAATGGCGCCGGCAAATCAACGCTGATCTCGCTTCTGGCCGGGGCCAACACCCCCTCGGAGGGCGAGATACTGGTCGAGGGGCGCAGCGTGCGATTTACCTCGGTTGCAGACGCCCAAGCTGCTGGCATCTATACCGTTTTTCAGGAATTCTCGCTGATTCCCACAATGACCGTAGCGCAGAATATGTTTCTGGGCCGCGAGCCGGGCGTCGGCCCCTTCACCGATCACCGCGCCATGCGCCGCGCCGCGCAGGTGCTGCTGGACAGCCTCGGCTTTGATGTTCCGGTGAACGCAGTGGTTGCGCATCTAAGCCGGGCCCAGCAGCAGATGGTTGAAATCGCCAAGGCATTTCACGGCGATCCCAAGGTGCTGATCCTGGACGAACCCACCGCATCGCTGACCGACCGCGAGGTTGACCACCTCTTCCAGACGGTCCTGCGCCTGCGCGCGCAAGGCGTCGCGATCATCTATATCTCGCACCGCATCCACGAATTTGAACGCATCGCAGACCGCGTGACGGTGTTGCGCGACGGTGCCTATATCGGCACGACTTTGATGTCCGAAACCGACGAGGCAACGCTGGTCGAGATGATGGCAGGCCGCGCAATTCGCGACATCTATCCCGATATTCCCCACATGCCGGGCGACACGCTGCTGGAGGTGGAGTCCTTGCGCGCGTGGGGCGTACGCGGCGCGTCCGTGACCGCGCGGCGGGGCGAGGTACTGGGCATGGCCGGGCTGGTCGGGTCGGGCAAATCGCGCCTGTTCCGTAGCATCATGGGCATCCAGCCCGTCCGTAGCGGCACCGTCCGCTGGAAGGGCACGGAGATCACCGGCGCGCCCACCCGGCATATCATGGCAGCGGGCATCCATTACCTGACCTCCGATCGCAAGGCCGAGGGGCTGGATCTGGCCAAAAGCGGCTGGCAGAACCTATGCATCGACCTGATGATGGGCCGCGAGGCGCGTGGTCCGATGATCCACCCCCGCGCCCTGCGCAGCGCCGCCGCCGAGATTTTTGATACGGTCGAGTTGAAAGGCAGCTACCGCCCCAAACCCGTCGCGCAACTGTCGGGTGGCAATCAGCAAAAGGTACTGTTCGCCAAGAGCTTTGGCCATGAGGCCGATCTATATATCTTTGACGAACCGACGGTCGGCGTCGACATGGGCACGCGTGCCGCGCTTTACCGCCTGATCCGCGACATCACCGCTTCGGGCAAGGCGGTGATCGTGATCTCGTCCGACCTGCCCGAAGTGCTGAACCTTGCGCACCGGGTTCTGGTCATGGCCGAGGGACGCATCACTGCGGAGTTGACCGGCGACCAGCGCACCGAAGACAACGTGCTGCGCCATTTCTTTGACGAGACGGGAGAAACCGCATGA